GGATCGACCGCGACGACAGGTCAGTCGCGACGGTAGGGCGTCGTTCCCCACAGCTCAGGAAAGCTCGCCTCGTTCGCCTGGCGCCAGAGCGCCTTGCGCCTGGCGTCCTCGGACTGCTCCGCGAGGTAGTCGGCCAGGCTGGCCTCCTCGATCCGCCAGCGCGGCGGGGCGCCCAGCTGCGAGCCGCGCAGGCGTCCTCGTGCACGAGGTCGATGACTTCATCGACCTCGATGCTCAGCAGCTCGGCGACCTGCGCAGGAGCGAGGAAGCGAGGCGCCATATCGGATGCTTCGGGCATGCGTTCATTCTCCCCTGTCCCGGCGCTCCGCGCCCGCTGAGAATCTCCCTGTGGATAACTTTCCGGACGCGATCGCAGAATCTGTGACGATGTGTGCATGACGTCCTCCCGTGCCCGCCGTCCGTTCTTCGGCGATCTCCGGTTCCTGATCGGTCTCGTCCTCGTCGTCGTCTCCGTCGCCGGAGTATGGCTGCTGATCTCGTCGTCTCGACAGACGACGCCGGTGCTGCAGGCCACGCACACGGTGCTTCCCGGTGAGACGATCAGCTCCGCGGACTTCCAGGTGGTCGAGGTCGGTCTCGCCGGCCTCGCCGACGCCTATCTGGCCCCGCAGGACCTGCAAGACGACGCGGTCGCCACCAGAACGCTGCCGAAGGGAGAGCTGGTCCCCTCTCGAGCATCGGGGACGACGCCGAGCTGCGCACGACCACGGTGGTCGTCAGCAGCACCGCGATCCCCGCGGGTGTGGGGCCGGGAAGCGCCGTCGAGCTGTGGCACGCGCCGCTGCTCGAGGACGGACGCACACCGGATGCTCCGCGCGTTCTCGTCGGCGATGCCGTGATCGCGCGCGTCGCCGAAGCAGACGGCATGCTCAGCCAGAGCAGGACGGATGTGGAGGTGGTGATCGATCGCGCGGATGTCGCCGATGTGCTCGCCGCCATCACCGGCGGCTCGGCGATCTCGATCATCCCCGCCGGAGCGGGATCATGACCTCGGTGATCCTCTGCGCCGCCGACGAGGACGCCGCGATGCTGGCATCCGATCTGGAGCTGGAGGGCGTCGGCGTGCGCCGCGTGGATGCGTCGGAGCTCCCTGGGCTCGACCTGGACGGCGTGGACGCGCTGCTGATCGCACCCACGCGGGCGACATTGACCGCCGAACTCATCGGTGCGTGCGATCGGGCCGGCGTGCGAGTGCTTCCGGTCGGATCCGCCGACTCGCGGATCGCCACGCGCTTCGGTCTACCCGCACCCCTTGCATACGCCACACCTGCCAGCGAGGTGCTGCGGGTGCTCGCCGCCGGCACCATCACCGCGCAACCGGCTTCAGGGCCCCGTCCGCGCGTCATCGCCGTGTGGGGCCCACACGGCGCCCCGGGGCGGACGACGATCGCCATTCAGCTCGCTGTCGAGCTCTGCAGGGCGGGCCGACACACGGCGCTGGTCGACGCCGACAGCGTTGCGCCCTCGATCTCGCTGCAGCTCGGCCTCAGCGACGATGCGCCGGGCCTTGCCGCAGCATGCCGACGTGCGGAGCTCGGCAGCCTGGACGTCGCCGAGCTGTCACGGCTGTCGACTGCGGTGGAGACCTCCGCGGGGACGGTGGAGGTGCTCAGCGGCCTCAATCGCCCCAGTCGCTGGCCGGAGCTCGGAGCCGCTCGAGTGCGAACCACGTTGAGCACGAGCCGTTCCTGGGTGGATGAGACCGTGGTCGATGTGTCCGCCGACTTCGATGCCGACGATGACGCGCTCGACCCGGGTGCTCCTGCCCGCCATGCGGCAGCGGCGGCGACCCTGCTGGAGGCCGATGCCGTCGTGGCCGTGCTCTCCGCCGATCCGCTGGGAGTGAGCCGCTTCGTCCGCGGGCATGCCGAGCTGCGTCATCTGCTGGGCGCGACGCCGGTCACCGTCGTCGCGAACCGGGTGCGGCCCGGTCCACTGGGGATCGATGCCCGCGGGCAGATCCGCCGCACGCTCGATCGCTTCGCCGGTGTCGATGACGTGGCGTTCGTCCCGGAGGATCAGCGTGCGGCGGATGCGGCAGCGCTGCACGCGCGTGCGATCGCCGACGTCTCACCGCGTTCGCCGCTGGTCGCGGCAGTGCGGCGGGTGGCGGCGAGCCTCGACGTGCGGACGGATGTCACTGCCGGTAGCTCGCGAGGAAGTTCCCGAGCCGCTCGACGGCTTCGCTGAGCACCCGTGCTTCGGGAAGCGTCACGACACGCAGATGGTCAGGTCGCGGCCAGTTGAATCCGGTGCCCTGCACCAGCAGGATCTTCTCCGATACGAGCAGATCGTAGACCAGCCTGCCGTCGTCGCGGATCTCGTGCACCTCCGGGTCCAATCGTGGGAAGGCGTACAGCGCTCCCTCGGGCTTGACGCAGCTGACTCCCGGGATGGCGTCCAGGCCCTTCCAGGCGATGTCCCGCTGCTCGTGCAGCCGGCCCGATGGCGCGATCAGCGCCTCGATGGACTGCACTCCACCCAGCGCCGCCTGCACGGCGTGCTGTGCCGGGACGTTCGGGCACAGCCGCGTGGAGGCCAGCAGGGTGATGCCCTCCAGGAACCCCGTGGCGTGCCCCTTCGGCCCGGTGATCACCAGCCAGCCCGACCGGTAGCCGGCCACCCGGTAGGTCTTGGACAGTCCGTTGAAGGTCAGGCAGAGCAGGTCGGGCGCGAGGGTCGCGGTGGGGATGTGCGCAGCGTCGTCGAAGAGGATCCGGTCGTAGATCTCGTCTGAGAGCAGCAGCAGCTGGTTCTCGCGCGCGATCTGCACGATCCCCTCGAGCACCTCACGCGAGTACACCGCCCCGGTGGGGTTGTTCGGGTTGATGATCACGATGGCCTTGGTCTGCGGCGTCACCTTGGCCCGCAGGTCGTCGAGGTCGGGCTGCCAGCCGTCGTCCTCGTCGCACAGGTAGTGCACCGGCGTTCCGCCGGCGAGCGAGGTCATCGCCGTCCACAGCGGGTAGTCGGGTGCGGGGATGAGCACCTCGTCGCCCTCATCGAGCAGCGCCTGCATGACCATCGTGATCAGCTCGGAGACGCCGTTGCCCAGATACACGTCGTCCGGGTCGACGTGCGGGAACCCCGGAGTCTCCTCGTAGCGGCTGACCACCGCTCGACGCGCCGAGATGATGCCCTTGCTGTCGCTGTAGCCATGAGCCGTCGGCAGGGCGGCGAGCATGTCGCGGACGATCTGATGGGGTGCCTCGAACCCGAACGTTGCCGGGTTGCCGGTGTTCAGCTTGAGGATCTGGTGGCCCTCCGCCTCAAGACGCGCCGCCTCGATGAGTGCCTTGCCGCGGATCTCGTAGAGGACGTTCTTGAGCTTGGACGACTGGTCCAGGGTGCGGCGGGTCATCTCACAACATTACCGTCAGTGGCGGAGCGTCCCATCCACCGGCCAAGACGTGCGCAAAGCCGGTCCCCGCAATGGGAACCGGCCTTGCATCATCGATTACTTCTTCTTGCGGTTCTGCGCGCGGCGCTGCTCGCGGTTGCCGGCAGGCGGCTGCTCGGCATCCGTCTTCTGACCGAATGCACCGCGTGCGGCGGGAGCGTCCTCGGCGGGCGCACCGCCCTGCGTAGCCTTGCGCAGCCGTGCGGTCGCCGCCTGCTGCACCTGACCACGCTCGTTGCGCACCTCGACGTCGCCGGAGTCGTTCGGGGCGGAGTACTCGAGCTTCTGCTCGGGCTGCGCGTCGACCAGGCCCTTCGCCTCGACCTCGGGCTGGTCATCGCCGGCACGGCGCACCTCGACCTCGAGGTTGTAGAGGTAGCCGACCGACTCCTCCTTGATCTGGCCCATCATGGACTGGAACATCGCGTAGCCCTCGCGCTGGTACTCGATGAGCGGGTCGCGCTGCGCCATCGCGCGCAGGCCGATGCCGTCCTTGAGATAGTCCATCTCGTACAGGTGGTCGCGCCAGCGCCGGTCCAGAACCTGCAGTACGACGCGACGCTCCAGCTCGCGGGTGGCCGCCTCGCCGAGGGACTCCTCGCGCTTCTCGTAAGCGATCAGCGCATCGGAGAGCAGCTCGCGCTTGAGCCCTTCCGCGATGATGCCGCGCCGGTCCGCGGCTTCGGCGACAACCTCGTCGATGGTGACGTTCACCGGGTAGAGCGTCTTCAGCTCGGTCCACAGCGCATCGAAATCCCAGCTCTCGGTGTGACCCTCGCTGGTGTGGTCGTCGACCACGCCGCTGATGGCGTCCTCGATGAAGTGGCGCACGCGGTCGGCGATGTCATCGCCGTGCAGGATCTGACGGCGGTCGGCGTAGATGGCCTCGCGCTGACGGTTGAGGACATCGTCGTACTTCAGCACGTTCTTGCGCATCTCGGCGTTGCGCGCCTCGACCTGCGACTGCGCGCTGCGGATGGCCCGGCTGACCAGCCCGGATTCGATCGGCACGTCGTCGGGGAAGTTCGTGCGCGCGAGGATCGCCTCGGCCGCACCCGACTGGAACAGCCGCATGAGGTCGTCGGTGAGGCTGAGGTAGAAGCGGCTCTCACCGGGGTCTCCCTGACGGCCGGAGCGCCCGCGCAGCTGGTTGTCGATGCGGCGCGACTCGTGCCGCTCGGTGCCGAGCACGTACAGGCCGCCGGCTTCGGTGACCTTGACGCTGTCCTCGGCGACCTTCTTCTTCATCGCCTCGTAGGCGTCGTCCCACGCCGCCTCGTACTCCTCCGGTGTCTCCTCGGGGTCCAGACCCCGCGACTTGAGCTCCTGCACGGCGAGGAACTCGGCGTTGCCGCCGAGCATGATGTCGGTGCCTCGACCGGCCATGTTCGTGGCCACGGTGACGGCACCGAGCTTTCCGGCGAGTGCCACGATCTCGGCCTCACGCGCGTGGTTCTTGGCGTTGAGCACCTCGTGCTTCACACCCTTCTTGGCCAGCAGGCGCGAGAGGTACTCGCTCTTCTCGACGCTGACCGTTCCCACCAGCACCGGCTGACCGGCGGCGTGCCGCTCGGCGATGTCCTCGACGACCTGGGCGAACTTGGCCTGCTCGTTCTTGTACACCAGGTCGGGCTGGTCCTTGCGGATCATCGGCTTGTTGGTCGGGATGGGCACGACGCCGAGGTTGTAGGTCGACATGAACTCGGCCGCCTCGGTCTCGGCCGTTCCGGTCATGCCGGCGAGCTTGTCGTACAGCCGGAAGTAGTTCTGCAGCGTCACCGTGGCCAGCGTCTGGTTCTCGGCCTTGACGGGCACGTTCTCCTTGGCCTCGATGGCCTGGTGGATGCCCTCGTTGTACCGACGCCCGACCAGGATGCGACCGGTGTGCTCGTCGACGATCATGACCTCGTCGTTCATCACGACGTAGTCGGTGTCGCGCTTGAACAGCGCGATCGCCTTGATCGAGTTGTTCAGGAACGAGATCAGCGGCGTGTTGGCCGATTCGTAGAGGTTCTCGATGCCGAGGTAGTCCTCGACCTTCTCGATGCCGGGCTCGAGCACGCCGACGGTGCGCTTCTTCTCGTCGACCTCGTAGTCGACGCCGGCCTCCAGCGTGCGCGCGATCTTCGCGAACTCGGTGAACCAGCGGTTGGCCTCGCCCGAGGAGGGGCCCGAGATGATCAGCGGGGTGCGGGCCTCGTCGATGAGGATCGAGTCGACCTCGTCGACGATCGCGTAGAAGTGCTCGCGCTGGACGAGGTCTTCCTTGCGCCAGGCCATGTTGTCGCGCAGGTAGTCGAAGCCGAACTCGTTGTTGGTGCCGTAGGTGATGTCGGCGGCGTACTGCTGGCGGCGCACCTCGGGGTCTGGCCGGAGACGATCGTGCCGGTGGTCATGCCCAGTGCGCGGTGTACGCGGCCCATCAGCTCGGACTGGTACGACGCGAGGAAGTCGTTGACCGTGATGATGTGCACGCCCTTGCCTGCGATGGCGTTGAGGTACGAGGGGAAGGCCGCGACGAGGGTCTTGCCCTCACCGGTCTTCATCTCGGCGATGTTGCCATTGTGCAGGGCCGCACCGCCCATGATCTGCACATCGTAGGCGCGCATGCCGAGCGTGCGGCGGGCGGCCTCGCGGACCGCGGCGAACGCCTCGGGCAGCAGCTGGTCGAGGGTCTCGCCCTTCTCGTAGCGGGAGCGCAGCTCGGCGGTCTCACCCCGCAGCTCCTCATCGGTGAGCTTCTCGAAGTCGTCTTCCAGCGCGTTCACGGCCTTCACGACCTGCCGGAGCCTGCGGAGGATGCGTCCTTCGCCCGCTCGCAGCATCTTCTCGAGAGGATTCGCCACGGATGTCTCCCTTGGTTTTCGGGTGCCGACGAGGGTCGCCGCCGGACATACCGTGCCATGTTACCGGCCTGTGACTCGCACGCGCTGTACGTGGGAGGGGATCGGGAACGCTGAGCGCGAACGGACACGCCGGATAGGCGATGTTTCACGATTCATTTCCCGATATGCATATACTCGGAAACGCAATACCGGGAAATCTGATCATGGTCGATCCGATCCCCGGCCGACGCGAGAGAAGAGATCACATGTCCGTCCGTCAGAGTCTGCTCGCCATCCTCGACCAGGGCCCCTGCTACGGCTACCAGCTTCGTGCCGAGTTCGACCGCCGCACCGGCTCGACCTGGCCGCTGAACGTCGGCCAGATCTACAACACCCTCGAGCGCCTCGAGCGCGACGGCCTGGTCGAGAAGGGCGAGGTCAACGAGCAGGGTCACGTCTACTACGAGATCACGGATGCCGGGCGGGCGGAGGTGCGGGAATGGCTGGGCTCCCCGTCTCACGCAGCGCCGGCACCCGCGACGAGCTGCCGATCAAGCTGGCGCTGGCCGCGACGCTGCCCGGAGTGGACGTCGAGGCGATCGTGCAACGACAGCGCAAGGCCTCCCTCGCGGCGCTGCAGGAGCTGCGCCGGGTGCAGTTCGCCGGCGCGGCGGGCGGGGAGGAGCTCGCCTGGCAGCTGGTGGCGGATTCCCTCATCTTCCAGGCGGAGGCCGAGGTGCGCTGGCTCGACCACGTGGAGTCGCGGCTCAAGCGGCACGCCCCGCAGACGCTGGATCTGGAGATCAGCACACAGACGCCGCGACGGGGCCGACCGCCGCGCGCCGAGGCAGCTTCGGCCGCCGCGACGTCGGGGGCGGCATCATGAAGCGCGCGGAGTACCGTGCGGCGCGGTCCGGCGAGCGCGCGGCCCGGCACCAGGCTCCAGAGACGGACGATCGGCAGCGGGATGCCCGCGACCCGGTGCTGCAGCTGATCGGCGTCTCACAGCACTACGGGCACGGGGCATCGTCGGTGTCGGCGCTGGCCGGCGTGGATCTGAGCGTGCATCCGGGCGAGCTGGTGGCGGTGATGGGCCCGTCGGGATCGGGGAAGTCCACGCTGCTCGCGATGGCCGGAGGGCTGGCCACACCGACCGCAGGTGAGGTCGTGGTCGAGGGCACTTACCTCTCGTCGCTGGATCCGAACGGCATCGCCCGACTGCGACGCAGGTCGCTCGGATACGTCTTCCAGGACTTCAACCTCATCCCCACGCTCACCGCGATCGAGAACGTCTCTCTGCCGCTCGAGCTGGACGGGCTCCCCGCCGAGCGATACGCCGCGCCGCACAGGACGCCCTGACGGGCGTCGGGCTCGCCGAGCGGCTGGAGGTGTACCCCGACGATCTCTCCGGTGGACAGCAGCAGCGAGTGGCGATCGCGCGAGCCATCGTCGGCGCGCGGCGACTGATCCTCGCCGATGAGCCCACCGGCGCGCTGGACTCGGAGACCGGCGAGGTGGTGATGCAGGTGATCCGTCAGCGCGTGGATGCCGGAGCAGCCGGCATCCTGGTCACGCACGAGCCCCGGCACGCGTCCTGGGCCGACCGCATCCTGTTCCTGCGCGACGGTCGCGTGATCGATGAGTCGGCGCGCGAGAACGCCGATGCTCTGCTGAGCGGCGCACGGTGATGTTCCGCGACACGAGGGGCGGTGGCGCATCGCGCTGGCGGGTCGCAGCGCGACTGGCGAGACGGCAAGCCTGGCGGGCGCGGGGTTCGAGCCTGTTGATCACGCTGCTGATAGCGCTTCCCGTCGCGGGACTGGTGACGGCCGCGACGCTGACGACCAGCACGATCCCGACACCCGAGCAGGTGCTGGATGCACAGCTGGGCAGCACACAGACCCGGGTGCAGATCGTCAGTGGCCCGGACCCGAGCCTGATCCAGTCGCCGGTGGCTCCGGACTGGTGGCAGGTCGACCGGGATCAAGCCACCGGCGAGCCGGACAATCCCGTTCAGGACCCGCTGCAGGACGTGACCGACCTGCTGCCGCCCGGTGCCGAGACCCTACGGATCCAGCCCGCCACGATCATCGCCCGCACAGCGGCCGGCGTCGCATCCATGGCCGCGCTGGTCGGACCGGCCGGCGACCCCTCCTTCGCGGGGCGCTACGACATCGCGCAGGGGCGGGCCGCAGCATCCGATGACGAGGCACTGGTGACGCGCTCCGCGCTGGAGAGCATCGGCGAGAAGGTCGGCGGCACGCTCGAGTTGCAGAACCCGACCCGTGAGTTCACCATCGTCGGCGTCATCGACATCGTCGATCAGCCCGACTCCACCCGCACCGTGGTGCTTCCGGATGCCGAGCCGAGCGAGATGATCGACAACCCCACCTGGTACCTGCCCGATACGGCACTGACCTGGGAGCAGATCCGAGCGCTCAACGCGCAGGGCGTGACCGCGCTGTCGCGTCCGGTGGCGTTGGAGCCGCCGGTGACCGGTACCCGGGTGGATGAGGCTCGATTGGTGAACCCGGAGGCGACGCTGGGCAGCATCCTGATGATCGGCGGGGTCATCTTCGCGTTCGTGGCGTATCAGATCGTGCTGCTGGCCGGGGCGGCCTTCAGCGTGAGCGCACGGCGGCAGCAGCGTGCGCTTGCGATGGCTGCGAGCGTCGGCTCGACCAGGCGCGATCTGTCGCGCATCGTCATGCTGCAGGGGCTGGTGCTGGGCGGTGCGGGCGCCCTGCTGGGTGTGATCCTCGGGCTCGGCGGGGCGTGGGTCGCCATGCGGATGCTGGATGACGGCAACCGCACCGTGTACTGGGGCTATTCGGCGGTGCCGTGGCTCGTCGCGGCGATCGCCGCCCTCGCGGTGATCGTCGGCACGGCATCCGCCATGCTGCCTGCCCGTGCGGCAGCCAAGGTCGACGTGCTCGCCATGCTGCGCGGCGGTCGCAGGCCGCAGACCGTGCGTCGTTCACGCCCGGTCTGGGGCATCGCCCTCATGCTGCTGGGCGTCGGGACCAGCATCGCGGCTGTCGCGGGGCTGCTGTGGGTGCGCAGTGCCCTGGTCAGCTCCGACGACATCCGTGCGATCGCCTCGTACGTCGGCGTGTTCGCCGGCCCGGTGATCGTGCAGGTCGGCGTGATCGTGAGCGGGCACTGGCTGCTCACGAAGCTGGTGCGCCCGCTGTCGCGCCTGGGGCTCGCACCGCGGCTGGCGATCCGCGATGCCGCAGCCAACGGCACCCGCTCGGCCGCCGCGCTCGGATCGATCGGCGCGGCAGTCATGATCGCGACGTTCGCCGTGTCGGTGGTCGGGATGACGGTGGGAGCGCAGGGGTACGACTACACGGCAGCCGCACCTCGGGGAACGATGACCATGGAGGTGTTCGGAGAGAGCGGCGACCCGGAATCCCCCATCGTGTCCCGGGCCAAGGCTGTTCTCGACGCGCAGTCGCCCACGGCCGACGCGCGGCTGCTCATGCCGCTGAACGAAGCCGACCTGATGGCGCTGGAGCTTCCGGATGCGGAAGTCGCCATGCCGGTCTCACCCGAAGAGATCATCTGCCGCGGGGACGGATCCTCACGGCGCGATGCGGAGTGCGAACACCGACTGGGTGCCCTCACCGGGCTGCGTGTCACCACACCGGAGTCGCTGCCGGTGCTGCTCGGAACCGCCGACGTCGCGGATGCTCAGCGGGTGCTGCGCGACGGCGGCGCCGTAGTACTGGATCGGAGCCTACTGCACGACGGCCGGCTCGTGATCGGATTCTGGAACGCGCGGAAGGCGTACGACGCAGGCGGGACGATGCACTGGTCGGGTGAGACCTCCGTGGCTCTCGGCGAGGGCGCGGCCGTCGCCCAGGATGAGCCGGATCATCAAGAGACGCTCGATACGGTGCTCATCGACGTCCCAGAGCGTTACCGGTACTCGGCTCTGCTCTCGGAGCAGACGGC
Above is a window of Microbacterium suwonense DNA encoding:
- a CDS encoding FtsX-like permease family protein, with amino-acid sequence MFRDTRGGGASRWRVAARLARRQAWRARGSSLLITLLIALPVAGLVTAATLTTSTIPTPEQVLDAQLGSTQTRVQIVSGPDPSLIQSPVAPDWWQVDRDQATGEPDNPVQDPLQDVTDLLPPGAETLRIQPATIIARTAAGVASMAALVGPAGDPSFAGRYDIAQGRAAASDDEALVTRSALESIGEKVGGTLELQNPTREFTIVGVIDIVDQPDSTRTVVLPDAEPSEMIDNPTWYLPDTALTWEQIRALNAQGVTALSRPVALEPPVTGTRVDEARLVNPEATLGSILMIGGVIFAFVAYQIVLLAGAAFSVSARRQQRALAMAASVGSTRRDLSRIVMLQGLVLGGAGALLGVILGLGGAWVAMRMLDDGNRTVYWGYSAVPWLVAAIAALAVIVGTASAMLPARAAAKVDVLAMLRGGRRPQTVRRSRPVWGIALMLLGVGTSIAAVAGLLWVRSALVSSDDIRAIASYVGVFAGPVIVQVGVIVSGHWLLTKLVRPLSRLGLAPRLAIRDAAANGTRSAAALGSIGAAVMIATFAVSVVGMTVGAQGYDYTAAAPRGTMTMEVFGESGDPESPIVSRAKAVLDAQSPTADARLLMPLNEADLMALELPDAEVAMPVSPEEIICRGDGSSRRDAECEHRLGALTGLRVTTPESLPVLLGTADVADAQRVLRDGGAVVLDRSLLHDGRLVIGFWNARKAYDAGGTMHWSGETSVALGEGAAVAQDEPDHQETLDTVLIDVPERYRYSALLSEQTAERLGIRVGSLTLVGAFEQPADQQMVERINAAAGFEAGFYVRAETGPPSPVVGILLLLAATGILMLGTSAIVLGLARIDGAADDATLAAVGATPGLRRGISFWQGSIIALLGSVTGAAIGLLPVWGLLATEQGYYRPESIPWWAIGTIAVGLPLLVAAVNAITSRRRPVVTRRTAIA
- a CDS encoding SAF domain-containing protein, encoding MTSSRARRPFFGDLRFLIGLVLVVVSVAGVWLLISSSRQTTPVLQATHTVLPGETISSADFQVVEVGLAGLADAYLAPQDLQDDAVATRTLPKGELVPSRASGTTPSCARPRWSSAAPRSPRVWGREAPSSCGTRRCSRTDAHRMLRAFSSAMP
- a CDS encoding pyridoxal phosphate-dependent aminotransferase, yielding MTRRTLDQSSKLKNVLYEIRGKALIEAARLEAEGHQILKLNTGNPATFGFEAPHQIVRDMLAALPTAHGYSDSKGIISARRAVVSRYEETPGFPHVDPDDVYLGNGVSELITMVMQALLDEGDEVLIPAPDYPLWTAMTSLAGGTPVHYLCDEDDGWQPDLDDLRAKVTPQTKAIVIINPNNPTGAVYSREVLEGIVQIARENQLLLLSDEIYDRILFDDAAHIPTATLAPDLLCLTFNGLSKTYRVAGYRSGWLVITGPKGHATGFLEGITLLASTRLCPNVPAQHAVQAALGGVQSIEALIAPSGRLHEQRDIAWKGLDAIPGVSCVKPEGALYAFPRLDPEVHEIRDDGRLVYDLLVSEKILLVQGTGFNWPRPDHLRVVTLPEARVLSEAVERLGNFLASYRQ
- a CDS encoding AAA family ATPase; translated protein: MTSVILCAADEDAAMLASDLELEGVGVRRVDASELPGLDLDGVDALLIAPTRATLTAELIGACDRAGVRVLPVGSADSRIATRFGLPAPLAYATPASEVLRVLAAGTITAQPASGPRPRVIAVWGPHGAPGRTTIAIQLAVELCRAGRHTALVDADSVAPSISLQLGLSDDAPGLAAACRRAELGSLDVAELSRLSTAVETSAGTVEVLSGLNRPSRWPELGAARVRTTLSTSRSWVDETVVDVSADFDADDDALDPGAPARHAAAAATLLEADAVVAVLSADPLGVSRFVRGHAELRHLLGATPVTVVANRVRPGPLGIDARGQIRRTLDRFAGVDDVAFVPEDQRAADAAALHARAIADVSPRSPLVAAVRRVAASLDVRTDVTAGSSRGSSRAARRLR